The proteins below are encoded in one region of Alistipes indistinctus YIT 12060:
- a CDS encoding sugar phosphate isomerase/epimerase family protein, with protein sequence MDRREFLKRSVLLTAGAVVGSRLLAEGTFSKTPHKIVGLQLYSLRDAMKKDVPGTLKKTAKMGYQTLETAGYGDGKLYGYAPAEFRKMCEDLGMQVMGAHLGRSYTKETDAEVMDWWKQALDAQAEAGCSYAVQASYPIGEKLDDIKLYCDYFNQVGAEAKKRGLRFGFHNHAKEFEKREGEVIYDYMVANTDPTNVMFELDVYWAQKGGVNPVDYIRKYAGRIPLLHIKDEQAIGESGTMDFKSIFDAAYDSGLESYFVEVERYGRTPEKDVAASYNFLAAAPYVK encoded by the coding sequence ATGGACAGAAGAGAATTTTTGAAGAGATCCGTGTTGCTGACCGCCGGTGCCGTGGTCGGAAGTCGGCTGCTGGCCGAGGGAACTTTCAGCAAGACCCCGCACAAAATCGTCGGCCTGCAGCTCTACTCGCTGCGCGACGCAATGAAAAAGGACGTGCCGGGCACGTTGAAAAAAACCGCCAAAATGGGTTACCAGACCCTCGAAACCGCCGGTTACGGCGACGGCAAACTCTACGGTTACGCTCCCGCCGAATTCCGCAAAATGTGCGAGGACCTCGGGATGCAGGTGATGGGCGCGCATCTGGGCCGCAGTTATACCAAAGAGACCGACGCCGAGGTGATGGATTGGTGGAAACAGGCGCTCGACGCGCAGGCCGAGGCCGGGTGCTCCTATGCCGTGCAGGCTTCGTACCCGATCGGCGAAAAACTCGACGACATCAAACTCTACTGCGATTACTTCAACCAGGTGGGCGCCGAGGCCAAGAAACGCGGGCTGCGTTTCGGTTTCCATAATCACGCCAAAGAGTTCGAAAAGCGCGAAGGAGAGGTGATCTACGACTATATGGTGGCCAACACCGATCCCACGAACGTGATGTTCGAACTGGACGTTTACTGGGCGCAGAAGGGCGGCGTGAATCCCGTCGACTATATCCGGAAATATGCCGGCCGTATTCCGCTGCTGCACATCAAGGACGAACAGGCTATCGGCGAAAGCGGCACGATGGACTTCAAGTCGATCTTCGACGCGGCGTACGACAGCGGGCTGGAGTCTTATTTCGTCGAAGTGGAGCGTTACGGCCGCACCCCGGAGAAAGACGTGGCTGCCAGCTACAACTTCCTCGCTGCGGCGCCTTACGTGAAATAA
- a CDS encoding 3-keto-disaccharide hydrolase: MKGLFYATSMVAMAAVITSCGNGGAKKAAADSTAMAADSNVVVLFDGTSLDGWRGYNKDTVPSAWTLEDGCIKINGSGAGEAGARNGGDLIFGAEKFGNFELSFEWKVAKGSNSGVFYMIQEVPDTPSYYSAPEYQILDNENHPDAKLGVDGNRKSASLYDMIPAKPQNSKPFGEWNTGKIMVYKGTVVHYQNGENVLEYHLWTPEWQAMLDKSKFSKDKNEKAYNLLLNCGGDQKEGYIGLQDHGDDVWYRNITVKKLD, translated from the coding sequence ATGAAAGGACTTTTTTATGCAACGAGCATGGTGGCGATGGCCGCGGTGATCACCTCGTGCGGCAACGGCGGCGCAAAAAAAGCGGCTGCCGACAGTACCGCTATGGCAGCGGATTCGAATGTGGTGGTGCTCTTCGACGGCACCAGCCTCGACGGATGGCGCGGCTATAACAAGGACACGGTTCCTTCGGCATGGACCCTGGAGGACGGCTGCATCAAAATCAACGGCTCCGGGGCCGGTGAAGCCGGTGCCCGCAACGGCGGCGACCTGATCTTCGGGGCCGAGAAGTTCGGCAACTTCGAGCTTTCGTTCGAATGGAAGGTGGCCAAAGGCAGCAACAGCGGCGTCTTCTACATGATCCAGGAGGTACCCGATACCCCGTCTTACTACTCGGCTCCCGAGTACCAGATCCTCGACAACGAGAACCACCCCGACGCGAAGCTGGGTGTGGACGGCAACCGCAAGTCGGCGTCGCTTTACGATATGATCCCGGCCAAGCCGCAGAATTCCAAACCGTTCGGCGAATGGAACACCGGTAAGATCATGGTTTACAAGGGTACCGTCGTGCACTACCAGAACGGAGAGAACGTGCTGGAGTACCACCTCTGGACGCCCGAGTGGCAGGCTATGCTCGACAAGAGCAAGTTCAGCAAGGATAAGAACGAGAAAGCCTACAACCTGCTGCTGAACTGCGGCGGCGACCAAAAAGAGGGCTACATCGGCCTGCAGGACCACGGCGACGACGTGTGGTACCGCAACATCACGGTCAAGAAACTCGACTAA
- a CDS encoding Gfo/Idh/MocA family oxidoreductase, which produces MANKISRRDFLRKGGIGLAAATVVPNVVLGKSHGHTAPSDKLNIAGVGVGGRGASVLKGCESQNIVALCDTDWNYAKKTFNRYPNARRFWDYRTMLDQVGNTIDAVVVGTADHTHCLVASDAITMGKHVYCEKPLTHSVYESRLLTKLADKYGVATQMGNQGSSGDGVRKVCDWIWNGEIGEVTRVDCFTDRPIWPQGLMRPQQVDAIPNTLNWDLFIGPAPMRPYNHIYQPWNWRGWWDFGTGALGDMACHIMHPIFKGLKLGYPTHAEGSSTSLLTDCAPNAQIVKYTFPERGQIGKINLPEVTVTWYDGGLKPEIPAGVPAGKDLNDSGGGAIFYGTKDTLICGCYGRNPWLVSGRVPNAPEMTRKIENAEAGHQMDWVRACKEDKANRVKSASDFSEAGPFNEIVVMGVLAVRLQGLNRVLDWDGENMRFTNIGPDETLKIMVEDGFSIKDGHPTFNKRYTDPINAQQFAQEMIKHNYRDGWKLVDMPK; this is translated from the coding sequence ATGGCAAACAAAATTTCAAGACGCGATTTCCTGCGCAAAGGCGGGATCGGGCTGGCCGCCGCGACGGTGGTGCCCAACGTAGTGCTCGGAAAATCGCACGGACATACCGCTCCCAGTGACAAACTCAACATCGCGGGCGTGGGCGTCGGCGGCCGCGGGGCCAGCGTGCTCAAGGGCTGCGAGAGCCAGAATATCGTCGCACTGTGCGATACCGACTGGAATTATGCGAAAAAGACCTTCAACCGCTATCCCAATGCGCGCCGTTTCTGGGACTACCGGACGATGCTCGACCAGGTGGGCAATACCATCGACGCGGTTGTCGTGGGCACCGCCGACCATACCCACTGCCTCGTGGCATCGGATGCGATCACGATGGGCAAACACGTCTATTGCGAAAAACCGCTGACGCACAGCGTATACGAGTCGCGCCTGCTGACCAAACTCGCCGACAAGTACGGCGTGGCGACGCAGATGGGCAACCAGGGTTCGTCGGGCGACGGCGTGCGCAAGGTGTGCGACTGGATCTGGAACGGCGAGATCGGCGAGGTGACCCGCGTGGATTGTTTCACCGACCGCCCCATTTGGCCGCAGGGGCTGATGCGCCCCCAGCAGGTGGACGCCATTCCCAACACGCTGAACTGGGACCTGTTCATCGGCCCGGCGCCGATGCGCCCGTACAACCATATTTACCAGCCGTGGAACTGGCGCGGATGGTGGGACTTCGGTACCGGAGCCCTCGGCGATATGGCCTGCCACATCATGCATCCGATCTTCAAGGGACTGAAGCTCGGCTACCCGACCCATGCCGAAGGCAGTTCTACCTCGCTGCTGACCGACTGCGCGCCCAATGCGCAGATCGTGAAGTACACCTTCCCCGAACGCGGACAGATCGGTAAGATCAACCTGCCGGAAGTGACCGTGACCTGGTACGACGGCGGCCTCAAACCGGAGATTCCGGCCGGCGTGCCTGCAGGCAAAGACCTCAATGATTCGGGTGGCGGTGCGATCTTCTACGGGACGAAGGATACGCTGATCTGCGGTTGCTACGGCCGTAACCCGTGGCTCGTGTCGGGCCGCGTGCCCAACGCGCCGGAGATGACGCGCAAGATCGAAAACGCCGAGGCGGGCCACCAGATGGACTGGGTGCGCGCCTGCAAGGAGGACAAGGCCAACCGCGTGAAGAGCGCGTCGGACTTCAGCGAAGCCGGCCCGTTCAACGAGATCGTCGTGATGGGCGTGCTGGCCGTAAGGCTCCAGGGGCTCAACCGTGTACTCGACTGGGACGGGGAGAACATGCGCTTTACGAACATCGGCCCGGACGAGACGCTAAAAATTATGGTCGAAGACGGTTTCTCGATCAAGGACGGCCATCCGACCTTCAACAAACGCTACACCGATCCGATCAACGCGCAGCAGTTCGCGCAGGAGATGATCAAGCACAACTACCGCGACGGCTGGAAACTCGTCGACATGCCTAAGTAA
- a CDS encoding DUF4493 domain-containing protein — translation MKSMRTLITRHIPLVCLSGLLLLLGACTKDDSGRAEPTGTLQLNLTVAGKVIPLHSKAAGDYNPLDISTLWIYKVESDGAGGTVQELIRKYKPATSVPDNLYLVSGRYKVIIEAGDRSEATYTNKTYAGEAVFDLDAHETKIVPIECKITNVAVRVQFDATVAQKFDKGYHAYVCASDNFSQTDAENGLVPTLLYPKDSTGFFLLPEGTSNLSWCFSGESSDPDVNKNNTKTGKIELPQGGMQYTLNFKYSKTPDGYLTVVVKVQEYVNVFDDSFIFSPEPSVMGDGFGIGGVTGYYSDPVKFNVASINPLSSLKFTAKSTNTTYEVLHDGQLLPEAAANGITYTVIDNANGSLALTPLFFEQLEGGINTLDFEVTDNDNNTGKASARVAVAKPVEIAAQDLWFGIADMSAIVTNPATTSVGVRYRLQGTSSWTTIAAQKGSDGYTYTARATDFKPGKTYECQLLENDSESGTVKTAATAAGVQVPNAGFEEWHQSGNPWYPYAQGGEEFWGTGNPGSTSIGASYNITTRQNDPRPGSSGQYCAKLQTTNVVIKKAAGNIFVGSFGEVLGTAGTVYMGRAFAFNAKPTALRVWYKGNVGSGDKARIFVCLTNMTKPGCTYHTVNTKSSEIDKTVLDPTQEFLYTNLNDPSTLEGHIIGYGDLLIEQSQSSWTQVDIPIRYRDKYASEKPNVLILTASASYRGDYFEGSTDSNLYLDDIEFIYE, via the coding sequence ATGAAATCCATGAGAACCCTCATCACCCGACATATCCCCCTCGTCTGCCTGAGCGGCCTGCTGCTCCTGCTGGGGGCCTGTACCAAAGACGACTCCGGGAGGGCGGAACCGACCGGTACGCTGCAACTGAACCTCACGGTCGCCGGCAAGGTCATTCCGCTGCACTCGAAAGCGGCAGGAGACTACAATCCACTCGATATCAGCACGCTGTGGATCTACAAAGTCGAATCGGACGGCGCGGGCGGCACTGTCCAGGAGCTGATCCGCAAATACAAACCCGCGACGAGCGTTCCCGACAACCTCTACCTGGTTTCGGGCCGCTACAAGGTGATTATCGAGGCGGGCGACCGGAGCGAAGCCACCTACACGAACAAAACCTATGCGGGCGAGGCGGTCTTCGACCTGGACGCGCACGAAACGAAGATCGTCCCGATCGAATGCAAGATCACGAACGTCGCCGTCCGCGTGCAGTTCGACGCAACCGTCGCGCAGAAGTTCGACAAGGGCTACCATGCCTACGTCTGCGCTTCGGACAACTTCTCGCAGACCGATGCGGAAAACGGACTGGTTCCCACGCTGCTCTACCCCAAGGATTCGACCGGGTTCTTCCTGCTGCCGGAAGGCACCTCGAACCTGAGCTGGTGCTTCTCGGGCGAAAGCTCCGATCCGGACGTCAACAAGAACAACACGAAGACGGGCAAGATCGAGCTGCCCCAGGGCGGCATGCAGTACACGCTCAACTTCAAGTACTCGAAAACCCCGGACGGCTACCTGACCGTCGTGGTCAAGGTGCAGGAGTACGTGAACGTCTTCGACGATTCGTTCATCTTCAGCCCCGAACCCAGCGTGATGGGCGACGGTTTCGGCATCGGCGGCGTGACCGGCTACTACTCCGATCCGGTCAAATTCAACGTCGCGTCGATCAACCCGCTCTCGTCGCTGAAATTCACGGCGAAGAGTACCAACACGACCTACGAAGTGCTGCACGACGGGCAGTTGCTGCCCGAAGCGGCCGCCAACGGGATCACCTACACGGTCATCGACAACGCGAACGGCTCGCTGGCCCTGACGCCGCTCTTCTTCGAGCAACTGGAGGGAGGCATCAACACGCTCGACTTCGAGGTCACCGACAACGACAACAACACGGGCAAAGCCTCCGCCCGCGTAGCCGTCGCCAAACCGGTGGAGATTGCCGCGCAGGACCTGTGGTTCGGGATTGCCGACATGAGCGCGATCGTGACGAACCCCGCCACCACTTCGGTGGGCGTCCGGTACCGCCTCCAGGGCACCTCGTCATGGACCACGATCGCCGCGCAGAAAGGCAGCGACGGCTATACCTACACGGCCCGGGCCACGGATTTCAAACCGGGTAAGACGTACGAATGCCAACTGCTCGAAAACGATTCTGAGAGCGGTACGGTCAAGACGGCCGCGACCGCCGCCGGTGTCCAGGTTCCGAACGCCGGCTTCGAAGAGTGGCACCAGTCGGGCAACCCGTGGTATCCGTACGCCCAGGGCGGAGAGGAGTTCTGGGGAACGGGCAACCCCGGTTCCACCTCGATCGGGGCGAGCTACAACATCACCACCCGGCAAAACGATCCCCGTCCCGGCTCGTCCGGACAGTACTGCGCGAAGCTGCAAACCACCAATGTCGTCATCAAGAAAGCCGCCGGAAACATTTTCGTCGGATCGTTCGGCGAAGTTCTGGGTACCGCCGGTACGGTCTATATGGGCCGGGCGTTCGCTTTCAACGCCAAACCCACCGCGCTGCGCGTCTGGTACAAGGGCAACGTCGGCAGCGGCGACAAGGCGCGCATTTTCGTCTGCCTGACCAACATGACCAAACCGGGCTGCACCTACCATACGGTCAACACCAAAAGCAGCGAGATCGACAAGACTGTTCTCGACCCCACCCAGGAGTTCCTCTACACGAACCTGAACGACCCATCGACCCTCGAAGGACATATTATCGGCTACGGAGACCTGCTGATCGAGCAGTCCCAATCGTCGTGGACGCAGGTAGACATCCCGATCCGTTACCGGGACAAGTATGCCTCAGAAAAGCCCAACGTGCTGATCCTGACGGCATCGGCCAGCTACAGGGGCGACTACTTCGAAGGCAGCACGGACAGCAACCTTTACCTCGACGACATCGAGTTCATCTACGAATAA
- a CDS encoding porin family protein: MKKIMLLAAVLLAATVARAQDDYNPNRAHEGWYYGVTVGLNVANMAKEEGGDALVRTNGGVFGGYRVGRFLAVQAELLYSGSGTSMYIDEVDDISFDDVVHLNMTYLNIPITAKIYLVKGLNVHVGVQPGFLVRKRLNYRGDKYEFDDEGDCNTYDFCVPLGIGYDFGHLTFDVRYQQGTVDIMKGDGEKTLNTLLCFNFGYKF; the protein is encoded by the coding sequence ATGAAAAAAATCATGCTTTTGGCCGCCGTACTGCTGGCGGCGACTGTCGCCCGTGCGCAGGATGACTACAATCCCAACCGTGCCCACGAAGGGTGGTATTACGGAGTAACCGTGGGGTTGAATGTGGCCAACATGGCCAAAGAAGAGGGCGGCGATGCGCTGGTGCGCACCAACGGCGGCGTCTTCGGAGGCTACCGGGTGGGGAGATTCCTCGCCGTGCAGGCCGAACTGCTCTACTCGGGTTCGGGAACGAGCATGTATATCGACGAAGTGGACGATATATCGTTTGACGATGTCGTGCATTTGAACATGACCTACCTCAATATCCCGATTACAGCTAAAATCTATCTCGTCAAGGGGCTGAATGTGCATGTGGGTGTGCAGCCGGGTTTCCTTGTGCGCAAGCGGCTCAACTACCGCGGCGATAAGTATGAGTTCGATGATGAGGGGGATTGCAATACATACGATTTTTGCGTACCGCTCGGTATCGGCTACGATTTCGGGCACCTCACTTTCGATGTCCGTTACCAGCAGGGGACGGTCGATATAATGAAGGGCGATGGTGAAAAGACGCTTAATACGCTGCTCTGTTTCAATTTCGGCTATAAGTTTTAA
- a CDS encoding TrpB-like pyridoxal phosphate-dependent enzyme: protein MTTKTKRFFLPESEIPTQWYNIQADMVNKPMPPLNPATREPLKPSDLYPIFAKALADQELNQTDAWIDIPEAVREQYKNYRSTPLVRAYGLEKALGTPAHIYFKNESVSPVGSHKLNSAVAQAYYCKQEGVTNITTETGAGQWGAALSYAAKAFGLELAVYMVKISYEQKPYRRSIMQTFGAQVTASPSMSTKAGRKILTEHPNYQGSLGTAISEAIELAMSTPNCKYTLGSVLSHVTLHQTVIGLEAEKQMQMAGEYPDIVIGCFGGGSNFGGISFPFMRHNILEGKKTRFIAAEPSSCPKLTRGQFRYDFGDEAGYTPLLPMFTLGHNFAPAHIHAGGLRYHGAGVIVSQLLKDKLMEAVDIDQLESFDAGTLFAQAEGIIPAPESCHAIAAAIKEANKCKETGEEKVILFNLSGHGLIDMAAYDKYLSGDLQNYALSDEEIAKNLAELE, encoded by the coding sequence ATGACAACGAAAACCAAACGATTCTTCCTGCCGGAGAGCGAAATCCCGACCCAGTGGTACAACATACAGGCCGACATGGTCAATAAACCGATGCCGCCGCTGAATCCCGCCACACGCGAGCCGCTGAAACCCTCGGACCTTTATCCGATCTTCGCGAAGGCGCTGGCCGATCAGGAGCTGAACCAGACAGACGCATGGATCGACATCCCGGAGGCGGTACGCGAGCAGTATAAGAATTACCGTTCGACGCCGCTGGTACGCGCTTACGGCCTCGAAAAGGCGCTCGGCACTCCGGCGCACATCTATTTCAAAAACGAGAGTGTGAGTCCGGTCGGGTCGCACAAGCTGAACTCGGCCGTCGCGCAGGCTTATTACTGCAAACAGGAGGGTGTGACCAACATAACCACCGAGACCGGCGCGGGCCAGTGGGGGGCAGCGCTCTCTTACGCAGCGAAGGCGTTCGGGCTCGAACTGGCCGTCTACATGGTTAAGATCAGCTATGAGCAGAAACCCTACCGTCGTTCGATCATGCAGACGTTCGGCGCACAGGTGACCGCCTCGCCGTCGATGTCCACCAAAGCGGGGCGCAAGATACTGACCGAGCATCCGAACTACCAGGGGTCGCTGGGGACCGCCATCTCCGAGGCGATCGAGCTGGCGATGAGCACCCCGAACTGCAAATATACGCTGGGCTCGGTCCTGAGCCACGTGACGCTGCACCAGACGGTGATCGGCCTCGAGGCCGAGAAACAGATGCAGATGGCCGGCGAGTATCCCGACATCGTGATCGGCTGCTTCGGCGGCGGGTCGAATTTCGGGGGTATCTCGTTCCCGTTCATGCGCCACAACATCCTCGAAGGGAAGAAAACGCGCTTTATCGCCGCCGAGCCGTCGTCGTGCCCGAAGCTGACGCGCGGACAATTCCGTTACGACTTCGGCGACGAGGCGGGCTACACGCCGCTGCTGCCGATGTTCACCCTCGGCCACAACTTCGCCCCGGCCCACATCCATGCGGGGGGGCTGCGCTACCACGGTGCCGGCGTGATCGTGTCGCAGCTGCTGAAGGATAAACTGATGGAGGCCGTCGACATTGACCAGCTCGAGAGTTTCGACGCGGGAACCCTCTTCGCACAGGCCGAGGGCATCATCCCGGCTCCCGAGTCGTGCCATGCGATTGCCGCGGCGATCAAAGAGGCCAACAAATGCAAGGAGACCGGCGAGGAGAAGGTGATCCTGTTCAACCTCTCGGGCCACGGCCTGATCGACATGGCCGCCTATGATAAATACCTTTCCGGCGACCTGCAAAACTATGCGCTCTCGGACGAAGAGATCGCGAAGAACCTCGCCGAACTGGAATAA
- a CDS encoding DUF4493 domain-containing protein — MKEFFQITCMALLLFLAGCKNETPGYNGGGDDPTPDDTEMGYLVTSGLTVSVADDEVISTTTGGSVSQPAKPADRTAKAQETTRASSPLADAGDDYKVTIRNVKTSETLNYTYGDLKKTENQKIPLAPGSYTIAAESPDYAAYMAGANYAAWESPVFAGSVTKTIVKKTETTVNDLVCSLANIKTTVILSADLQSMFLPDAQATEALPALKVTLSVGENKLVFNRAESNNEARGYFKAVEASNTIKVELEGSYNKSPGDAAPVYVPVKWTREITDCKAGQWRKISIKILNATQGNIQFQMTVENWVYDQKIDVDVMQLFAFAGEETIPDEDLSDPNSPVVTLDGRDIAQGYTISKSMFDEELGKWSENLKAVITPQADASVRTAKLVFSSDNAELLAALDGAGYVNGTIPVWPQNDDLLAYLVMKEAASTHILAGTVKDAGMSGLFGYKGTHKVKFVVTDTKGRTSYTNLTVKVTEGGSVGTGPEVKWTNKAGTVSYDFGTRYKITKLSDSEADPEVKITVTSQTGIVGFSVDINSTTLTPEELQGLGLSTHMDLVNPGSFEGPLTNLGFPTGSAVAGKKSLTFDISSFMPMLTVLGPGNSDFKLTVIDASGSVSKTIQLYVP, encoded by the coding sequence ATGAAAGAGTTTTTCCAAATAACCTGCATGGCCCTGCTGCTGTTCCTGGCGGGGTGTAAGAACGAGACTCCCGGATACAACGGAGGGGGCGACGATCCTACGCCCGACGACACGGAGATGGGCTACCTGGTCACTTCGGGACTGACCGTTTCGGTCGCCGACGACGAGGTGATCTCCACGACCACCGGAGGATCCGTCTCCCAGCCTGCAAAACCGGCGGACCGGACGGCCAAAGCGCAGGAGACCACCCGCGCCTCGTCGCCGCTCGCGGATGCCGGCGACGACTACAAGGTCACGATCCGCAACGTGAAAACTTCCGAGACGCTGAACTACACGTACGGCGACCTGAAAAAGACGGAAAACCAGAAGATCCCCCTCGCGCCGGGCTCCTACACCATCGCCGCAGAATCCCCGGATTACGCGGCCTACATGGCCGGGGCGAACTACGCCGCATGGGAGAGTCCCGTTTTCGCAGGATCGGTCACCAAAACCATCGTCAAAAAGACCGAAACCACGGTCAACGACCTGGTCTGTTCGCTGGCCAACATCAAAACCACGGTCATCCTCTCTGCCGACCTGCAGAGCATGTTCCTTCCCGACGCACAGGCCACCGAGGCGCTTCCGGCCCTCAAGGTGACGCTGTCGGTCGGGGAGAACAAGCTGGTCTTCAACCGGGCCGAATCGAATAACGAGGCGCGCGGATACTTCAAGGCCGTCGAAGCGTCCAATACGATCAAAGTGGAGCTCGAAGGTTCCTACAACAAGTCGCCCGGCGACGCCGCACCGGTTTACGTCCCCGTCAAGTGGACGCGCGAAATCACCGACTGCAAAGCCGGCCAGTGGCGCAAGATTTCGATCAAGATCCTGAACGCGACCCAGGGCAACATCCAGTTCCAGATGACAGTCGAAAACTGGGTGTACGACCAGAAGATCGACGTGGACGTGATGCAGCTGTTCGCCTTCGCCGGCGAGGAGACGATTCCCGACGAGGACCTGTCCGACCCGAACTCGCCCGTGGTGACGCTCGACGGCCGCGACATCGCGCAGGGCTACACGATCAGCAAAAGCATGTTCGACGAAGAGCTCGGCAAATGGAGCGAAAACCTCAAGGCGGTCATCACCCCGCAGGCAGACGCCTCGGTACGCACCGCGAAACTGGTCTTCAGTTCGGATAACGCCGAGCTGCTCGCCGCGCTGGACGGCGCCGGATACGTCAACGGGACGATACCGGTATGGCCGCAAAACGACGACCTGCTCGCCTACCTGGTGATGAAAGAGGCCGCCTCGACCCACATCCTGGCCGGAACGGTCAAGGACGCGGGCATGTCGGGCCTGTTCGGATACAAGGGCACGCACAAGGTGAAATTCGTCGTCACCGACACGAAGGGCCGCACCTCCTACACGAACCTGACCGTCAAGGTCACGGAAGGCGGATCGGTCGGCACCGGTCCGGAAGTCAAGTGGACGAACAAGGCCGGGACTGTCTCGTACGACTTCGGCACACGCTATAAGATCACGAAGCTCTCCGACTCGGAAGCGGATCCGGAAGTGAAGATCACCGTCACGTCGCAAACCGGTATCGTCGGCTTCAGCGTGGACATCAACAGCACCACGCTGACCCCCGAAGAGCTGCAGGGCCTCGGCCTCTCGACCCACATGGACCTGGTCAACCCGGGCAGCTTCGAAGGCCCGCTGACCAACCTCGGCTTCCCGACGGGCAGCGCCGTGGCGGGCAAGAAGTCGCTGACTTTCGACATCTCGTCGTTCATGCCGATGCTCACCGTCCTCGGCCCGGGCAACAGCGACTTCAAGCTGACCGTGATCGACGCCTCGGGATCGGTATCCAAGACCATCCAACTCTATGTTCCGTAA
- a CDS encoding DUF4493 domain-containing protein → MNINRHILLPAASLFALLLGGGCSKSPSPAPDDPQKGAIAFDCTVSPEVAVVADGTKAGATRTLPASCLPAPEQMKLKLKLVDPDKTFEMTYESMVDYDQPLLDPGSYTAGFSYGDPAEEGPDAAYFVGSTTCTIVARKTITQQVSHTLANALYTLHLSDWFKNYYTSYNLTVSTESGYQSGHTLVPDTNPTPIFVRPNTKLYLSGKATKTNGVEVEFPKTEIGVTAARTWHSIEIDAGSAGQASLDLRFDDTPTTVETREIELNPEA, encoded by the coding sequence ATGAATATAAACAGACATATACTCCTGCCGGCCGCAAGCCTTTTCGCACTCCTGCTGGGTGGGGGATGCTCGAAAAGCCCGTCGCCCGCCCCGGACGATCCGCAGAAGGGTGCGATCGCGTTCGACTGCACCGTTTCCCCGGAGGTTGCGGTCGTGGCGGACGGCACCAAAGCCGGGGCGACGCGCACACTGCCCGCCTCATGCCTTCCCGCCCCCGAGCAGATGAAGCTGAAGCTCAAGCTGGTCGACCCGGACAAAACGTTCGAGATGACCTACGAATCGATGGTGGACTACGACCAGCCGCTGCTCGACCCGGGCAGCTACACCGCCGGATTCTCGTACGGCGACCCTGCTGAAGAGGGACCCGACGCCGCCTATTTCGTGGGTTCGACGACCTGCACGATCGTCGCGCGCAAGACCATTACCCAACAGGTATCGCATACGCTGGCCAATGCGCTCTACACGCTCCACCTCTCCGACTGGTTCAAGAACTACTACACCTCTTACAACCTGACCGTCTCTACCGAATCGGGCTACCAGAGCGGACACACGCTGGTTCCGGATACAAACCCCACGCCGATTTTCGTACGGCCGAACACCAAACTCTACCTCAGCGGCAAGGCCACCAAGACCAACGGCGTAGAGGTCGAATTCCCGAAGACCGAGATCGGCGTCACCGCCGCACGAACCTGGCACAGCATCGAGATCGACGCAGGATCGGCCGGACAGGCGAGCCTCGACCTGCGTTTCGACGACACCCCTACCACGGTCGAGACCCGGGAGATCGAACTGAACCCCGAAGCCTAA